One Mycolicibacterium fortuitum subsp. fortuitum genomic window carries:
- a CDS encoding class I SAM-dependent methyltransferase produces MNVTTTDVELEAKHRALWALGDYAAIAANIVRPLGSALVEASGIGPGDRVLDVAAGTGNVAIPAAAKGAQVTASDLCPELVEQGRRLTAEAGMAIEWAEANAEALPYMDDSFDTVLSCIGVMFAPHHQRAADELLRVTRPGGRIGLISWTPEGFIGQLFATMKRYVPAPPPGVSPPPRWGDEEYVRALLGDRVRDVHCERRQLDVSAYPDGAAFRDHFKADYGPTISAYRAIAADADRVAQLDAEIAALGDKFLTGTTMPWEYLLTVANTH; encoded by the coding sequence ATGAACGTCACGACCACCGACGTGGAGTTGGAGGCCAAGCACCGGGCGCTGTGGGCGTTGGGGGACTACGCGGCCATTGCCGCCAACATCGTGCGTCCGCTCGGGTCCGCGCTGGTCGAGGCCAGCGGCATCGGGCCCGGCGACCGCGTGCTGGACGTGGCGGCCGGGACCGGCAACGTCGCGATTCCCGCGGCCGCGAAGGGTGCGCAAGTGACCGCCAGTGACCTGTGCCCCGAGCTCGTCGAACAGGGACGTCGGCTGACTGCGGAGGCCGGGATGGCCATCGAGTGGGCCGAGGCCAACGCCGAGGCATTGCCCTACATGGACGATTCCTTCGACACCGTGCTGTCCTGCATCGGGGTGATGTTCGCCCCGCACCACCAGCGGGCCGCGGATGAACTGCTGCGGGTGACCCGCCCGGGCGGGCGCATCGGCCTGATCTCCTGGACACCAGAGGGATTCATCGGGCAGCTGTTCGCGACGATGAAACGGTACGTACCCGCTCCGCCTCCGGGGGTGTCCCCGCCGCCGCGCTGGGGCGACGAGGAGTACGTGCGTGCCCTGCTCGGGGACAGGGTGCGGGATGTCCACTGTGAGAGAAGGCAGTTGGACGTCAGCGCATACCCCGATGGCGCGGCGTTCCGCGATCACTTCAAGGCCGACTACGGGCCCACGATCTCGGCGTACCGGGCCATCGCGGCCGACGCTGACCGCGTCGCGCAGCTGGACGCGGAGATCGCCGCTCTCGGCGACAAGTTCCTCACCGGCACCACGATGCCCTGGGAATACCTGCTGACAGTGGCGAACACACACTGA
- a CDS encoding cytochrome P450 translates to MATISTPHYLLDQAKRRFTPTPNTLPGMGALEKRLKAKEWDQFVFAEPPAGSGLKPISGDSGLPIIGHMIEIFRGGPDFILELYRKHGPIYYAQSPALSSVMALGPDATQAVFSNRNKDFSQRAWDPVIGPFFEGGLMLLDFDEHMFHRRIMQEAFTRTRLTGYISHIDSVASSVLANDWVANDPRFLLHPAMKELTLDIASEVFMGVPAGTDRALVTTVNNAFTTTTRAGNAIVRTPVPPLKWWRGIQARKTLEEYFASRISEKRQSESTDMFSVLCHTADEDGQSFTDDQIISHMIFLMMAAHDTSTSTMTTMCYHLAANPEWQERLRDDSARIGDGPLDFESLDKLETYDLVINESLRMMTPLPFNFRQAVRDTDLLGYFIPAGTSVVTWPSINHRLPELWTDPEKFDPERFAEPRSEHKKHRYAFAPFGGGAHKCIGMVFGQLEIKTVMHRLLRRYKLELASPDYRPSYDYGGMPVPIDGMPIVLRPLH, encoded by the coding sequence ATGGCAACCATCAGCACCCCGCACTACCTGCTCGATCAGGCCAAGCGTCGGTTCACTCCGACGCCCAACACCCTGCCGGGCATGGGCGCGCTCGAAAAGCGCCTCAAAGCGAAGGAATGGGACCAGTTCGTCTTCGCCGAGCCCCCCGCCGGTAGTGGGCTCAAGCCGATCAGCGGAGACTCCGGTCTGCCGATCATCGGGCACATGATCGAGATCTTCCGCGGAGGTCCCGACTTCATTCTCGAGCTCTACCGCAAGCACGGGCCGATCTATTACGCGCAGTCTCCGGCCCTGTCGTCTGTGATGGCGCTCGGTCCCGACGCCACCCAGGCGGTCTTCTCCAACCGCAACAAGGACTTCTCCCAGCGCGCCTGGGACCCGGTCATCGGCCCCTTCTTCGAGGGCGGCCTGATGCTGCTCGACTTCGACGAGCACATGTTCCACCGCCGGATCATGCAAGAGGCATTCACTCGCACCCGACTGACGGGCTACATCTCTCATATCGATTCGGTGGCCTCGAGCGTGCTGGCCAACGACTGGGTGGCCAACGATCCACGCTTCCTGCTGCACCCGGCGATGAAGGAGCTCACGCTCGACATCGCGTCCGAGGTGTTCATGGGCGTACCGGCCGGCACCGACCGCGCGCTTGTGACCACCGTCAACAACGCGTTCACCACCACCACGCGGGCCGGCAACGCGATCGTGCGGACACCGGTGCCACCGCTCAAGTGGTGGCGCGGCATCCAGGCCCGCAAGACCCTGGAGGAGTACTTCGCCAGCCGCATCAGTGAGAAGCGACAGTCCGAGAGCACCGACATGTTCAGCGTGCTCTGTCATACCGCCGATGAGGACGGCCAGAGCTTCACCGACGACCAGATCATCAGCCACATGATCTTCCTGATGATGGCTGCCCACGACACGTCGACGTCGACGATGACGACCATGTGCTATCACCTGGCGGCCAATCCGGAGTGGCAGGAACGCCTGCGCGACGACTCCGCCCGTATCGGCGACGGTCCCCTGGACTTCGAGTCTCTGGACAAGTTGGAAACCTACGACCTGGTGATCAACGAGTCACTGCGGATGATGACGCCGCTGCCGTTCAACTTCCGCCAGGCGGTGCGCGACACCGACCTGCTGGGCTACTTCATCCCTGCCGGCACGAGCGTGGTGACTTGGCCGTCGATCAACCACCGGCTGCCCGAGCTGTGGACCGATCCGGAGAAGTTCGACCCGGAGCGCTTCGCCGAGCCGCGCAGCGAGCACAAGAAGCACCGCTACGCGTTCGCCCCGTTCGGCGGTGGCGCGCACAAGTGCATCGGCATGGTGTTCGGCCAGCTGGAGATCAAGACGGTGATGCACCGGCTGCTGCGCCGTTACAAGCTGGAACTCGCCAGCCCGGATTACCGGCCCAGCTACGACTACGGCGGCATGCCGGTGCCGATCGACGGCATGCCGATCGTGCTGCGTCCGCTGCACTGA
- a CDS encoding SDR family oxidoreductase: MGSDTAGNGRAKLQENFQGRRCLITGAASGIGRATALALAAQGAELYLTDRDEVGLAQTVDDAKALGADVPVHRALDISDYDQVAAFAADIHAAHSSMDVVMNIAGISAWGTVDQLTHQHWRSMIDVNLMGPIHVIETFLPPMVQARRGGHLVNVSSAAGIVALPWHSAYSASKYGLRGLSEVLRFDLARHRIGVSVVVPGAVKTGLVQTVQIAGVDREDPNVQKWVDRFAGHAISPEKAADKILAGVQRNRFLIYTSADIRALYAFKRVAWWPYSVAMRQVNVLFSRALRPKPVRR; the protein is encoded by the coding sequence ATGGGGAGTGATACCGCGGGTAACGGTCGGGCGAAACTTCAGGAGAACTTCCAGGGGAGACGGTGTCTGATCACCGGTGCTGCGAGCGGCATCGGTCGGGCGACCGCCCTTGCTCTGGCGGCTCAGGGCGCTGAGCTGTATCTGACCGACCGCGATGAAGTCGGTTTGGCCCAGACGGTCGACGACGCCAAGGCGCTCGGTGCCGACGTGCCGGTGCACCGCGCTCTGGACATCTCCGACTACGACCAGGTGGCGGCGTTCGCCGCTGACATTCATGCGGCGCACTCGTCGATGGATGTGGTGATGAACATCGCCGGGATATCGGCCTGGGGGACCGTCGACCAACTCACCCATCAACACTGGCGTTCGATGATCGACGTCAACCTGATGGGCCCGATCCACGTGATCGAGACGTTCCTACCGCCCATGGTGCAAGCCCGCCGCGGCGGGCACCTGGTCAACGTGTCGTCGGCCGCGGGCATCGTGGCCTTGCCCTGGCACAGCGCCTACAGCGCCAGCAAGTACGGGCTGCGCGGCCTGAGTGAGGTGTTGCGATTCGACCTGGCGCGCCACCGCATCGGGGTCTCGGTCGTGGTGCCGGGTGCGGTGAAAACCGGTCTGGTGCAGACGGTTCAGATCGCCGGTGTGGACCGGGAGGATCCGAACGTGCAGAAATGGGTCGACCGGTTCGCCGGCCATGCCATCTCGCCGGAGAAGGCAGCCGACAAGATCCTGGCCGGCGTGCAGCGCAACCGGTTCCTGATCTACACCTCGGCCGATATCCGTGCGCTGTATGCCTTCAAGCGCGTCGCGTGGTGGCCCTACAGTGTGGCGATGCGTCAGGTCAACGTGCTGTTCAGCCGTGCATTGCGACCGAAACCGGTGCGGCGCTAG
- a CDS encoding winged helix-turn-helix transcriptional regulator, giving the protein MSTYGQFCPVAKAMELLDERWTLLVVRELLRGSAHFNDLRRGVPKMSPALLSKRLKSLARAGVIERSESDGRTTYSLTPCGQELAAVVDALGAWGVRWIGELGEQDLDPHLLMWDMRRTIPVDAWPRSRTTIAFVLDGVAPKASRWWLTVSDGQADVCDFDPGYEVAGTVQAHLRSLIEIWRGDVGWARAVLDGSVALSGSADVRRAIPKWLGQSTAAAIPRPA; this is encoded by the coding sequence ATGTCGACATATGGCCAGTTCTGTCCCGTGGCCAAGGCCATGGAATTGCTCGACGAGCGCTGGACCTTGCTCGTGGTCCGGGAACTGCTGCGCGGCAGCGCCCACTTCAACGACCTGCGCCGCGGAGTCCCGAAGATGTCGCCGGCGTTGTTGTCCAAGCGGCTGAAATCGCTGGCCCGCGCCGGAGTCATCGAGCGCTCCGAGTCCGACGGGCGGACAACCTATTCCCTCACCCCGTGCGGCCAGGAACTCGCCGCAGTGGTCGATGCGCTCGGCGCGTGGGGGGTGCGGTGGATCGGTGAACTGGGCGAGCAGGATCTCGATCCGCACCTGCTGATGTGGGACATGCGCCGCACCATCCCCGTCGACGCCTGGCCGAGGTCGCGCACCACCATCGCATTCGTGCTCGACGGTGTTGCCCCCAAGGCTTCGAGGTGGTGGCTCACGGTGAGTGACGGGCAGGCCGATGTCTGTGATTTCGACCCCGGTTACGAAGTAGCCGGCACCGTACAGGCCCACCTGCGCTCGCTGATCGAGATCTGGCGCGGCGATGTCGGATGGGCCCGTGCGGTGCTCGACGGCAGCGTCGCGTTGTCAGGATCGGCTGATGTGCGCCGGGCCATTCCGAAATGGCTGGGTCAGAGCACGGCGGCGGCGATTCCGCGACCGGCCTGA
- a CDS encoding SDR family NAD(P)-dependent oxidoreductase, producing MEIEGKKAIVVGGASGFGRATAEALAKRGASVAVLDRPQSKGQEVADAIGGSFFAVDVTDFDGTEKVLEEAVAALGGLHIIVTTAGGGIGERTIKKDGPHSLDSFRSTIDLNLIGTFNISRLAAWHMSKNEPVDAEAEERGVIINTASIAAFEGQIGQVAYTASKAAIAGMCLTMARDLGSLGIRVLAIAPSLFATGLTEGIPDEFAAVLTKDAAFPKRLGKPEEYAKLAVAIAENAMLNGQCLRLDAGQRFAPK from the coding sequence ATGGAGATCGAAGGCAAGAAGGCGATCGTCGTCGGCGGCGCGTCCGGCTTTGGCCGCGCGACCGCCGAGGCGTTGGCCAAGCGGGGCGCCAGCGTGGCTGTGCTGGACCGGCCGCAATCCAAGGGCCAGGAAGTGGCCGACGCGATCGGCGGCTCGTTCTTCGCCGTCGACGTCACGGACTTCGACGGTACCGAAAAGGTGCTGGAAGAGGCCGTCGCGGCGCTGGGTGGTCTGCACATCATCGTGACCACCGCAGGTGGCGGCATCGGCGAGCGCACCATCAAGAAGGACGGCCCGCACAGCCTGGATTCGTTCCGTTCCACCATCGACCTCAACCTCATCGGCACGTTCAACATCAGCCGGCTGGCGGCGTGGCACATGAGCAAGAACGAGCCGGTCGACGCCGAGGCCGAGGAGCGCGGCGTCATCATCAACACCGCCTCGATCGCCGCGTTCGAGGGCCAGATCGGTCAGGTCGCCTACACCGCGTCCAAGGCCGCGATCGCCGGCATGTGCCTGACCATGGCGCGCGACCTGGGCAGTCTGGGAATCCGCGTGCTGGCCATCGCGCCGAGCCTGTTCGCCACCGGTCTGACCGAGGGCATTCCCGACGAGTTCGCCGCGGTGCTGACCAAGGACGCCGCGTTCCCCAAGCGTCTGGGCAAGCCCGAGGAGTACGCCAAGCTCGCCGTGGCGATCGCCGAGAACGCGATGCTCAACGGCCAGTGTCTGCGTTTGGACGCCGGTCAGCGGTTCGCCCCCAAGTAG
- a CDS encoding TetR/AcrR family transcriptional regulator, producing the protein MTAESIPASGDDSTGRPQSRRSRGDRQREAIVTAVRELLEEHSFADLSVSTISERAGVARSGFYFYFDSKYAVLAVILADAMEELAALTHDYAPREAGETPAAFAERMVGSAAAVFATNDPIMAACTVAQNTDAQIRDLMNDFEDAVIDKIVGLVEQDEGARPISDDLPALVRTLVATTAMTLSHDSAFVGRSADPARALDVVERLWLNALWGGQQG; encoded by the coding sequence ATGACAGCCGAATCGATACCGGCGAGCGGCGACGACTCCACCGGGCGTCCGCAGTCCCGTCGGAGCCGGGGGGACCGGCAACGCGAAGCCATCGTGACGGCTGTGCGGGAACTGCTCGAAGAGCACTCGTTCGCCGACCTGTCGGTGAGCACCATCAGTGAGCGTGCGGGGGTGGCCCGGTCGGGCTTCTACTTCTACTTCGACTCGAAGTACGCGGTGCTGGCGGTGATCCTGGCCGACGCAATGGAAGAACTCGCCGCGCTGACTCACGACTACGCGCCCAGGGAGGCCGGCGAGACACCGGCTGCCTTCGCCGAGCGGATGGTCGGCAGTGCGGCAGCCGTCTTCGCCACCAACGACCCGATCATGGCTGCCTGCACCGTGGCGCAGAACACCGATGCGCAGATCCGCGATCTGATGAACGATTTCGAGGACGCCGTGATCGACAAGATCGTCGGCCTGGTCGAGCAGGACGAGGGTGCCCGCCCCATCTCCGACGATCTTCCCGCGCTGGTCCGGACTCTGGTGGCGACCACGGCGATGACCCTGTCGCACGACTCGGCTTTCGTCGGCCGCAGCGCCGATCCTGCTCGCGCCCTCGACGTGGTGGAACGACTGTGGCTCAACGCACTGTGGGGTGGTCAGCAGGGATAG
- a CDS encoding ATP-dependent DNA ligase, which yields MLLAEVAAASADIAGAAARLAKIDRIASLLSVAAAEGDARAVAVTVSWLSGELPQRQIGVGWAALRSLPAPAENPTLTVAGVDTAFTEIKAIAGKGSQALRADSVRALFGTATETEQTFLRRLLGGELRQGALAGVMADAVARASAIPAAEVRRAAMLAGDLPAVAAAALTGGRTALAEFALQVGRPVGPMLAQTATDLADALERLGGTAVLEAKLDGARVQIHRTGAEVAVYTRSLDDVTHRLPEVVAATLALPATDLIADAEAIALRPDNRPHPFQVTAARFGRKIANDLEPLSVFFFDLLHVDGQDLLDLPTEQRLAALDALVPHDRRVDRIVTDDVDAARQFLDRTLAAGHEGVMAKSPTAPYEAGRRGAGWLKVKPVHTLDLVVLAVERGSGRRTGKLSNIHLGARDPDTGGFVMLGKTFKGMTDAMLAWQTERFRELEVSDDGWAVTVRPEQVVEIAFDGVQRSSRYPGGVALRFARVLRYRDDKPAAEADTIDTVRAFLT from the coding sequence GTGTTACTCGCCGAAGTGGCCGCCGCGTCCGCCGACATCGCCGGCGCCGCGGCGCGGCTGGCCAAAATCGACCGTATCGCCTCCTTGCTGTCCGTGGCCGCCGCCGAGGGTGACGCGCGGGCGGTGGCGGTCACGGTGTCCTGGCTGTCCGGCGAACTACCCCAGCGCCAGATCGGTGTCGGATGGGCGGCGTTGCGTTCGCTGCCGGCGCCGGCCGAGAACCCAACGTTGACCGTCGCCGGGGTCGACACCGCATTCACCGAGATCAAAGCCATCGCAGGCAAGGGCTCGCAAGCCCTGCGCGCCGATTCGGTCCGCGCCCTGTTCGGCACTGCCACCGAAACCGAGCAGACCTTCCTCCGTCGGCTCCTCGGCGGTGAACTGCGCCAGGGAGCTCTGGCCGGGGTGATGGCCGATGCCGTCGCGCGGGCATCTGCCATTCCCGCGGCCGAGGTACGGAGGGCGGCCATGCTTGCCGGTGATCTGCCCGCCGTGGCGGCTGCGGCGCTGACCGGCGGCCGGACCGCGCTGGCCGAGTTCGCCTTGCAGGTCGGCCGCCCGGTGGGGCCGATGCTCGCCCAGACCGCGACCGATCTGGCCGATGCGCTCGAACGGCTCGGCGGTACGGCGGTTCTGGAGGCCAAGCTGGACGGCGCCCGCGTGCAGATCCACCGCACCGGCGCGGAGGTCGCGGTCTACACCCGCAGTCTGGACGATGTCACCCACCGGCTGCCGGAGGTCGTCGCTGCGACGCTCGCCTTGCCTGCCACCGATCTGATCGCCGACGCCGAGGCCATCGCCCTGCGGCCCGACAATCGCCCGCACCCCTTCCAGGTCACCGCCGCGCGGTTCGGCCGCAAGATCGCCAACGACCTCGAACCGTTGTCCGTGTTCTTCTTCGACCTGCTGCATGTCGACGGTCAGGACCTGTTGGATCTTCCCACCGAGCAGCGGTTGGCCGCTCTGGACGCGCTGGTCCCGCACGACCGGCGTGTCGATCGGATCGTCACCGACGACGTCGACGCTGCGCGGCAGTTCCTGGACCGCACCTTGGCAGCCGGTCACGAAGGTGTGATGGCGAAGTCGCCGACGGCGCCGTATGAGGCCGGCCGCCGCGGGGCCGGCTGGCTCAAGGTGAAACCCGTCCACACCCTTGATTTGGTGGTGCTGGCAGTCGAACGGGGGTCCGGGCGCCGCACCGGCAAACTGTCCAACATCCATCTGGGTGCCAGAGATCCGGATACCGGCGGATTTGTGATGCTGGGCAAGACCTTCAAGGGCATGACCGACGCGATGCTCGCCTGGCAGACCGAGCGGTTCCGGGAACTGGAGGTGAGCGACGACGGCTGGGCCGTGACAGTCCGCCCGGAACAGGTCGTCGAGATCGCGTTCGACGGCGTCCAGCGGTCGAGCCGTTACCCAGGTGGTGTCGCACTGCGCTTCGCGCGGGTCCTGCGCTATCGGGACGACAAGCCTGCCGCTGAGGCCGACACCATCGACACCGTGCGGGCTTTCCTGACCTGA
- a CDS encoding phosphotransferase family protein — MPDDVQELPTLSATDQDAIGRWLREQRIGTTLTDVAPLTGGTQNIVVGMSVDGRRMVLRRPPLHPRPTSDKTMLREIAVLRTLTGSAVPHPGFIAACTDLDVIGVVFYLMEEVDGFNPGTEVSQAYQNDADLRYRVGLSYAGSLAELGNVAWENSELAAIRRPGSFLARQVPQFLGLLDSYRHEHYSPESLAGVGELAQWLEDNRPPDAEPGIMHGDAHLNNVLLRREAPELAAFIDWEMCTIGDPLLDLGWMLVCWPDDPNPINAGSALAALGGLAHRSELIEAYRAAGGRRTDQLDWYVALACFKLGIVIEGTWSRYLAGRASRDAGEQLHASAENLLALGTRVAKGDNPFG, encoded by the coding sequence ATGCCGGACGACGTACAGGAATTGCCGACTCTCAGCGCTACCGACCAGGACGCCATCGGGCGTTGGCTGCGAGAGCAGCGGATCGGAACGACTCTGACCGATGTGGCACCGCTGACCGGCGGCACCCAGAACATCGTCGTCGGTATGTCCGTCGATGGACGTCGAATGGTATTGCGGCGCCCGCCCTTACACCCCCGACCGACCAGCGACAAGACCATGCTGCGGGAGATCGCGGTACTACGCACGCTCACCGGTTCGGCCGTCCCCCATCCTGGATTCATTGCTGCCTGTACCGATCTCGATGTGATCGGGGTGGTGTTCTACCTGATGGAGGAAGTCGACGGGTTCAACCCCGGTACCGAGGTCAGCCAGGCTTATCAGAACGACGCGGACCTGCGGTACCGGGTCGGCTTGTCGTATGCCGGGAGCCTGGCCGAACTGGGCAACGTGGCGTGGGAGAACAGTGAACTGGCCGCCATCCGCCGGCCGGGATCATTTCTGGCCCGCCAGGTTCCGCAGTTCCTCGGTCTGCTCGACAGCTACCGGCACGAGCATTACTCACCCGAGTCATTGGCGGGCGTGGGGGAGTTGGCCCAGTGGCTGGAGGACAATCGGCCGCCCGACGCCGAACCGGGCATCATGCACGGCGACGCCCACCTCAATAACGTCCTGTTGCGCCGGGAGGCGCCCGAGCTGGCCGCGTTCATCGATTGGGAGATGTGCACAATCGGTGATCCGCTGCTCGATCTCGGTTGGATGCTGGTGTGCTGGCCCGACGACCCGAATCCGATCAACGCGGGATCGGCACTGGCCGCACTCGGTGGCCTGGCGCACCGCAGTGAGCTCATCGAGGCCTACCGCGCCGCCGGCGGCCGTCGGACCGACCAGCTGGATTGGTATGTGGCGCTGGCCTGTTTCAAACTCGGCATCGTGATCGAGGGCACCTGGTCGCGATACCTGGCCGGGCGGGCCAGCCGTGACGCCGGAGAGCAGCTGCACGCTTCTGCGGAGAACCTGCTGGCGCTGGGGACGCGGGTAGCCAAGGGGGACAATCCCTTCGGGTAG
- the poxB gene encoding ubiquinone-dependent pyruvate dehydrogenase: MATIADQVISALTLSGVRRVYGLPGDSLNGFTDAIRRSGEITWQHVRHEETAAFAAAADAALTGQLAVCAGSCGPGNLHLINGLFDAQRSRVPVLAIAAHIPRTEIGSEYFQETHPQDLFRECSVYCELVSTPEMAPRILEMAMRAAVEDNGVAVVVIPGEIFLQRVGETPWATCPVRPTRSVVRPDDESVRRAADILNAAERVTILGGAGVAGSHDALIELASTLQAPVVHALRGKEFIEYDNPFDVGMTGLLGFASGYKAIKEADTLLMLGTDFPYQQFYPEGATVIQVDIRGRNLGRRTPIDLGLRGSVADTLAALQPLLRPKTDREHLDRSLRHYRKTRAQLDSLAVNDRDKTPIRPEYVAALANRLASDDAVFTCDVGSPVVWAARYVTMNGRRRLIGSFNHGTMANALPHAIGAQTAFPGRQVVALAGDGGLTMLFGELVTLIQNRLPVKVIVFNNSSLNFVELEMKAAGIVTFGTDLVNPDFAAVAQSMGIFGRRVTEPGDLERALTDAFAHDGPALVDVHTARQELSIPPAITVEQAKGFSLYAIRTILAGRADELLDLVTTNVARRILD, translated from the coding sequence ATGGCGACCATTGCAGACCAAGTCATCTCCGCGCTGACGCTGAGCGGGGTACGTCGCGTCTACGGCCTTCCCGGTGACAGCCTCAACGGATTCACCGACGCCATTCGGCGCAGCGGCGAGATCACCTGGCAGCACGTCCGCCACGAGGAGACCGCCGCCTTCGCCGCGGCCGCCGACGCCGCGCTGACCGGCCAGTTGGCCGTGTGTGCGGGCAGTTGCGGCCCGGGCAATCTGCACTTGATCAACGGGCTGTTCGATGCGCAGCGCAGCCGCGTGCCGGTGCTGGCCATCGCCGCCCACATTCCGCGCACCGAGATCGGGTCGGAGTACTTCCAGGAAACACACCCGCAGGACCTCTTCCGCGAGTGCAGTGTCTACTGCGAACTGGTCAGCACCCCCGAGATGGCGCCGCGCATCCTCGAGATGGCGATGCGAGCGGCCGTCGAAGACAACGGCGTGGCGGTCGTCGTCATCCCCGGCGAAATCTTCTTGCAGCGCGTAGGGGAGACACCCTGGGCAACGTGTCCGGTGCGGCCCACCCGATCCGTCGTGCGCCCCGACGACGAATCGGTGCGCCGGGCCGCAGACATCCTCAACGCCGCCGAGCGCGTCACCATCCTCGGCGGCGCCGGCGTGGCCGGTTCCCACGACGCGCTGATCGAACTGGCCTCCACGCTGCAGGCCCCGGTCGTTCATGCGTTGCGCGGCAAGGAGTTCATCGAATACGACAACCCGTTCGACGTCGGCATGACCGGGCTGCTCGGCTTCGCCTCGGGTTACAAGGCCATCAAAGAGGCAGACACCCTGCTGATGCTGGGCACCGACTTCCCATATCAGCAGTTCTATCCCGAGGGCGCCACCGTCATCCAGGTCGACATCCGCGGCCGCAATCTAGGCCGCCGCACCCCGATCGACCTCGGCTTGCGCGGCAGCGTCGCCGATACGCTGGCCGCGCTGCAGCCACTACTGCGTCCCAAGACCGACCGCGAGCACCTCGACCGGTCACTGCGCCACTACCGCAAAACCCGCGCGCAGCTCGACTCACTGGCCGTCAACGACCGCGACAAAACCCCGATCCGGCCGGAATATGTTGCTGCCCTTGCCAACCGACTCGCCTCCGACGACGCCGTGTTCACCTGCGATGTCGGGTCCCCGGTGGTGTGGGCGGCGCGGTATGTGACGATGAACGGCCGCCGCCGGCTGATCGGGTCGTTCAACCACGGCACCATGGCCAACGCGCTGCCGCACGCCATCGGGGCGCAGACCGCATTTCCTGGCCGTCAGGTGGTCGCGCTGGCCGGTGACGGCGGCCTGACCATGCTCTTCGGTGAGCTGGTCACGCTGATCCAGAACCGTTTGCCGGTCAAGGTCATCGTGTTCAACAATTCGTCGCTGAACTTCGTCGAGCTCGAGATGAAGGCTGCGGGCATCGTCACGTTCGGCACCGATCTGGTCAACCCGGACTTCGCCGCGGTGGCCCAATCGATGGGCATCTTCGGCCGCCGGGTCACCGAACCCGGTGACTTGGAACGGGCATTGACCGATGCGTTCGCTCACGACGGCCCCGCGCTCGTCGACGTCCACACTGCGCGCCAAGAACTGTCGATACCGCCGGCGATCACCGTCGAACAGGCAAAAGGCTTCTCGCTCTATGCGATCCGCACCATCCTGGCCGGGCGGGCGGACGAACTGCTGGACCTGGTCACCACCAACGTGGCCCGCCGCATCCTGGACTGA
- a CDS encoding sulfite exporter TauE/SafE family protein — translation MSVGEVALLVVAGICGGLTGSIAGLASVATYPALLLIGLPPVTANVTNTVALIFNGVGSVLGSRPELAGQRAWLKRIIPVAVAGGAVGAALLLCTPAEGFERVVPVLLAFASVAILMPRGRQRETRVSNHRGHRIKVAMEAGAIFLITIYGGYFGAAAGVLLLALLLRTGGATLAHANASKNVILGVANAVAAVAFIVVAPVYWPAVVPLGAGCLIGSRLGPVIVRHAPAAPLRLLIGAAGVALAVKLALDTY, via the coding sequence ATGAGCGTCGGTGAGGTCGCCTTGCTCGTGGTGGCCGGTATCTGCGGCGGACTCACCGGCAGCATCGCCGGACTGGCCTCGGTCGCCACCTATCCCGCGCTGCTGTTGATCGGGCTACCTCCGGTCACCGCGAATGTGACCAACACCGTGGCGTTGATCTTCAACGGTGTCGGTTCGGTGCTGGGGTCCCGGCCCGAACTAGCCGGACAGCGAGCCTGGCTCAAGCGGATCATCCCCGTAGCAGTGGCCGGCGGAGCTGTCGGCGCAGCCCTGCTGCTGTGTACCCCGGCCGAGGGCTTCGAGCGGGTGGTCCCGGTGCTCCTGGCGTTCGCGTCGGTGGCGATTCTGATGCCGCGGGGCCGCCAGCGGGAAACCCGGGTGTCCAACCACCGCGGCCATCGGATCAAGGTCGCGATGGAGGCCGGCGCGATCTTTCTGATCACCATCTACGGCGGCTACTTCGGCGCCGCTGCCGGCGTGCTGCTGCTGGCGCTGCTGCTGCGTACCGGCGGCGCGACATTGGCACACGCCAACGCCTCCAAGAATGTGATCCTCGGTGTGGCCAACGCCGTTGCCGCGGTCGCGTTCATCGTGGTCGCGCCGGTGTACTGGCCTGCGGTCGTCCCGTTGGGCGCCGGGTGCCTGATCGGTTCGCGCCTCGGCCCGGTGATCGTGCGACATGCGCCCGCTGCGCCTCTGCGTTTGCTGATCGGCGCCGCGGGTGTGGCGCTTGCGGTCAAGCTCGCGCTCGACACGTACTGA